Proteins found in one Amycolatopsis aidingensis genomic segment:
- a CDS encoding alpha/beta fold hydrolase, protein MASPPARFAAATANVVGKVFQGGVADLRPMPRVLIDQGPNRSVYRMASAGSAPAGPPVLLVPPLAAPALCFDLRRGCSLAEHLVACGRRTYLLDYGNVAFSDRRLGVEHWIDEVLPRAIRAVSEDSGGQRVHLVAWCLGGIFSLLATADQPELPVDSVASVAAPFDFTAIPLVAPLRPLVDLTGGHLLTPFYRMLGGAPSYLVSRVFRITGLNKELTKPLAILKNLDDRDFLAQIEAVDHFMDNMIAYPGRTFGQLYHRFFRANDLAEGTVDLGGRIISLSGVKVPTLVIAGEGDGIAPRPAVERLVDLLENAPSVRFEVAPGGHLGVLTGRRARGTTWRYLDEFLAEQAARTPEPPRG, encoded by the coding sequence ATGGCATCACCACCGGCGCGGTTCGCCGCGGCTACGGCCAATGTCGTTGGCAAGGTGTTCCAGGGTGGGGTGGCCGACCTGCGGCCGATGCCAAGGGTGCTGATCGACCAGGGCCCGAACCGGTCGGTGTACCGGATGGCCTCGGCGGGCTCCGCGCCTGCCGGGCCGCCGGTGCTGCTGGTTCCGCCGCTGGCCGCGCCCGCGCTGTGCTTCGACCTGCGGCGTGGGTGCAGCCTCGCCGAGCATCTCGTGGCCTGCGGACGGCGGACCTACCTGCTGGACTACGGCAACGTCGCCTTCTCCGACCGCAGGCTGGGCGTGGAGCACTGGATCGACGAGGTGCTGCCGCGGGCGATTCGCGCGGTCAGCGAGGACTCCGGTGGGCAGCGGGTGCACCTGGTCGCCTGGTGCCTCGGCGGCATTTTCTCGCTGCTGGCCACGGCCGACCAGCCGGAACTGCCGGTGGACTCGGTCGCCAGCGTGGCCGCGCCTTTCGACTTCACCGCGATCCCGCTGGTGGCGCCACTGCGGCCACTGGTCGACCTCACCGGCGGTCACCTGCTGACGCCGTTCTACCGGATGCTCGGCGGCGCACCGTCCTATCTGGTCAGCAGGGTGTTCCGGATCACCGGGCTGAACAAGGAGCTCACCAAACCGCTTGCCATCCTGAAGAATCTGGACGACCGGGACTTCCTGGCCCAGATCGAGGCGGTCGATCACTTCATGGACAACATGATCGCCTATCCCGGCCGCACCTTCGGGCAGCTCTACCACCGGTTCTTCCGGGCCAACGATCTCGCGGAGGGCACGGTGGACCTCGGTGGCCGGATCATCTCGCTGTCCGGGGTCAAGGTGCCGACCCTGGTGATCGCGGGGGAGGGCGACGGGATCGCGCCACGCCCCGCCGTGGAGCGGCTGGTGGACCTGCTGGAGAACGCGCCGTCGGTGCGGTTCGAGGTCGCGCCCGGCGGGCACCTCGGCGTGCTCACCGGGCGCAGGGCGCGCGGTACGACCTGGCGCTACCTCGACGAGTTCCTCGCCGAGCAGGCTGCACGCACCCCGGAGCCGCCCCGGGGGTGA
- a CDS encoding GNAT family N-acetyltransferase codes for MNTPAIRAGSAADAGTLLRMFDDAVAWLVRRGSAGQWGTEPWSADPAKVERVRGLAAQPGLWIAEFDGEPAGALLVSTERPEYVPQAAEPDLYVNLLLTAGGHGGRGVGGALLDHARDLARARGLGLLRVDCWAGGDGSLVRYYTRQGFTPAERFDRRGWPGQVLEQRVR; via the coding sequence ATGAACACTCCGGCCATCCGCGCGGGCTCGGCGGCGGACGCGGGCACACTGCTGCGGATGTTCGACGACGCGGTGGCCTGGCTGGTGCGCAGGGGCAGCGCGGGCCAATGGGGTACCGAGCCATGGTCTGCCGATCCGGCCAAGGTCGAGCGTGTGCGCGGGCTGGCGGCCCAACCGGGGCTCTGGATCGCCGAGTTCGACGGCGAGCCCGCAGGCGCCCTGCTGGTCTCCACGGAACGCCCGGAGTACGTACCGCAGGCCGCCGAGCCCGACTTGTACGTCAACCTGCTGCTCACCGCGGGCGGTCATGGCGGTCGCGGTGTCGGTGGCGCACTGCTCGACCACGCACGGGACCTCGCCCGCGCCCGCGGGCTCGGCCTGCTGCGGGTGGACTGCTGGGCCGGTGGCGACGGCAGCCTGGTGCGTTACTACACCCGGCAGGGCTTCACCCCGGCCGAGCGGTTCGACCGTCGCGGCTGGCCGGGGCAGGTCCTCGAGCAGCGGGTGCGGTAA
- a CDS encoding LysR family transcriptional regulator, whose protein sequence is MAELELRHLRTLCAIAETGSLTKAAARLGLTQPALSAQLRSVERIVGGLLFERKPTGSELTDLGKHVVSTARVVLDDVDQLVDLARDRARGPDRGPLLVGSIPTLFLGSLVSELRSRFAGIQVRTNIVRSSAQLLDDLIAGRLHLAILERFEGLERREIRGVEMRTLVSEPQFIAVPANDPLAEQDVIDLRDLAGMDWVTPPPEQDGLRMLLHTVCAAAGFTPRRTHHTTESSTAWSLVAQGAACFADPATPSTAEVAIRPLSGPPILVPLLVATRQSGLLGGRAQDVYACAARAYMSIVDLNPDYARWWAEHPRAHAELDAALRVQAG, encoded by the coding sequence ATGGCTGAGCTGGAACTCAGGCACCTGCGAACCCTGTGCGCGATCGCGGAGACCGGCAGCCTCACCAAGGCCGCTGCCCGTCTCGGACTCACCCAGCCCGCACTGAGTGCGCAGCTGCGGTCGGTGGAGCGGATCGTCGGCGGGCTGCTGTTCGAGCGGAAGCCGACCGGCAGCGAGCTGACCGATCTCGGCAAGCACGTGGTCAGCACGGCGCGGGTGGTGCTGGACGATGTGGACCAGCTGGTGGACCTCGCCAGGGACCGGGCGCGGGGCCCCGATCGAGGGCCGCTGCTGGTCGGCTCCATCCCCACGCTGTTCCTTGGCAGCCTGGTCTCGGAGCTGCGTTCCCGGTTCGCCGGGATCCAGGTGCGCACCAATATCGTCCGCTCGTCGGCGCAGCTGCTGGACGACCTCATCGCGGGCAGGCTGCACCTGGCCATACTGGAGCGGTTCGAGGGGCTGGAACGCAGGGAGATCCGGGGCGTCGAGATGCGCACCCTGGTCAGCGAGCCACAGTTCATCGCGGTGCCCGCGAACGATCCGCTGGCCGAGCAGGACGTGATCGACCTGCGCGACCTGGCAGGCATGGACTGGGTCACTCCGCCGCCGGAGCAGGACGGCCTGCGCATGCTGCTGCACACGGTCTGCGCCGCGGCCGGTTTCACCCCGCGTCGCACGCACCACACCACCGAGAGCAGCACGGCGTGGTCCCTGGTCGCGCAGGGAGCCGCCTGTTTCGCCGACCCAGCGACCCCGAGCACGGCCGAGGTCGCCATCCGCCCGCTGAGCGGCCCGCCGATCCTGGTGCCGCTGCTGGTGGCCACCCGGCAGAGCGGCCTGCTGGGCGGTCGGGCGCAGGACGTCTACGCCTGCGCGGCCAGGGCGTACATGTCGATCGTGGACCTGAACCCGGACTACGCCCGCTGGTGGGCGGAGCATCCGCGGGCCCATGCGGAGCTGGACGCGGCCCTGCGGGTGCAGGCAGGGTAG
- a CDS encoding SDR family oxidoreductase, producing MGRQPRTLRGKVIVVTGGAQGIGATTAGALARLGARVAIGDLDLVRAEKTAGELGPDAVALALDVTDTRGFTAFLDEVEQRLGPIDVLINNAGIMPLAPLEEEDDAATRRQLEINLHAVIHGTREAVRRMRPRGSGHIVNVASMAGKAGFPGGATYCATKHGVVGLSEAVHLELHGTGVDVSCVMPAIVRTELASGLKEAKMIKSVSPDEVAAAIVEALRHPRFDVYVPKSLDALGRVTRLLPRSFGEWLVRTLGGDQVLASAAHSSARAGYEARAAESAPGAGSGERA from the coding sequence ATGGGCAGGCAGCCGAGGACGTTGCGGGGCAAGGTGATCGTGGTCACCGGCGGGGCGCAGGGTATCGGGGCGACCACGGCGGGCGCGCTGGCCCGCCTTGGCGCCCGGGTGGCCATCGGTGACCTGGACCTGGTGCGGGCCGAGAAGACCGCGGGCGAGCTCGGCCCGGACGCCGTCGCGCTGGCGCTCGACGTCACCGACACCCGGGGTTTCACGGCCTTCCTGGACGAGGTCGAGCAGCGGCTGGGGCCGATCGACGTGCTGATCAACAACGCCGGGATCATGCCGCTGGCTCCGCTCGAGGAGGAGGACGACGCCGCCACCCGCAGGCAGCTCGAGATCAACCTGCACGCGGTGATCCACGGCACCAGGGAGGCCGTGCGGCGGATGCGGCCGCGGGGCAGCGGGCACATCGTCAACGTCGCCTCCATGGCAGGCAAGGCCGGTTTTCCCGGGGGCGCCACCTACTGCGCGACCAAGCACGGGGTGGTCGGCCTCTCCGAGGCGGTGCACCTGGAACTGCACGGCACCGGGGTGGACGTGTCCTGTGTGATGCCCGCCATCGTGCGCACCGAGCTGGCCAGCGGTCTCAAGGAAGCGAAGATGATCAAATCGGTGTCCCCGGACGAGGTCGCCGCGGCGATCGTGGAAGCCCTGCGGCACCCCCGGTTCGACGTCTACGTGCCGAAGTCGCTGGACGCGCTCGGCAGGGTGACCCGGCTGCTGCCCCGGTCCTTCGGCGAGTGGCTGGTCCGTACCCTCGGCGGGGATCAGGTCCTCGCCTCGGCCGCGCACTCCAGCGCGCGAGCGGGCTACGAGGCGCGGGCGGCGGAGAGCGCCCCGGGAGCGGGGTCCGGGGAACGGGCCTAG
- a CDS encoding peptidoglycan-binding domain-containing protein produces the protein MRTRITRGAVLTAAAAMSAVAVAVPAQATPVALPTANMEAVIKAAQIDPRRPDTTLTPGAKDSVLLVERALDARNLLEGQYVDGHFGTATISAYAAYQRSLGYTGLAASGLPGQTSLRKLGESRYTVGNALDPGGRVTYHGALMNSRTKAMLVEAERLLGRQLGITQGSYNPGGVGGSAGTHDGGGALDISVAGMSAGTRTDVARKLRQVGFAAWVRTPSQGPWGYHIHAIALADTDQSPAAQHQAGDYYLGYNGLANRAPDDGPVVTPKVTWEEYQRR, from the coding sequence ATGAGGACGAGGATCACCAGGGGCGCCGTGCTGACCGCGGCGGCCGCCATGTCGGCGGTTGCCGTGGCGGTACCTGCGCAGGCCACGCCCGTCGCGCTGCCGACGGCGAACATGGAGGCGGTGATCAAGGCGGCGCAGATCGACCCGCGCAGGCCGGACACCACGCTCACCCCAGGCGCAAAGGACAGCGTGCTGCTGGTGGAGCGGGCCCTGGACGCCAGGAACCTGCTGGAAGGCCAGTACGTGGACGGCCACTTCGGCACCGCGACGATCTCGGCCTACGCGGCGTACCAGCGTTCGCTGGGCTACACCGGGCTCGCCGCATCCGGGCTGCCGGGGCAGACCTCGCTGCGCAAGCTGGGCGAGTCGCGGTACACGGTCGGCAACGCGCTCGACCCCGGCGGCAGGGTGACCTACCACGGCGCCCTGATGAACAGCCGCACCAAGGCGATGCTGGTCGAAGCCGAACGGCTGCTCGGAAGGCAGCTCGGCATCACCCAGGGTTCGTACAACCCCGGCGGCGTCGGCGGTTCGGCCGGGACCCACGACGGCGGCGGCGCGCTGGACATCTCGGTGGCGGGGATGAGCGCGGGCACCCGCACCGATGTCGCCAGGAAGCTGCGCCAGGTCGGGTTCGCGGCCTGGGTGCGCACCCCGTCCCAGGGGCCGTGGGGCTATCACATCCACGCGATCGCGCTGGCCGACACCGACCAGTCCCCGGCCGCGCAGCACCAGGCCGGCGACTACTACCTCGGCTACAACGGGCTGGCCAACCGCGCGCCGGACGACGGCCCGGTGGTCACCCCGAAGGTGACCTGGGAGGAGTACCAGCGCCGCTGA